TCGGCTGAAAGCTCAACCGCCAACTCGCCGGCCCGAGGTTCAGCCAACGGCTTGCACCATTGACATTACGCCCCAGCCCCGGCACCAGCGCCAGCACGCACAACACCAGCGATATCACCAATAGCCACGCCACCGGATTGAAGAACCCGCGCTGGGCATACAAGCGGCGAATGTCCAGATGACCGACGACGACCATCGCCCCGATCGCCAGCACCGCATACACCGCCGTCCGGCCCATCAAAAGCGACTGCATCGACACCGCATCGTCACCGACCGTCATGCCCGCCGAGTTGACCATGACGACCGCCAGCCCGAGCAGGCAGATGACGAGCCATTGAAGGATATTTCCAGAAGACGGCATCGTGCTGTTATCGGGTCACGCTCGCCGGCGACTGCAATTTTTGCGCGGCCGGGTCATACCCATCCCGAATCACCGCACAGAAGGCGTAGCGGCGATACAGGTAGGTCAATTCCAACTCAATCCGGCCGGCGGCCTGAAGCGAATGAAGATGGGCGAGCAGTTCGGGGCGATGATGGACATGAAACAGGGCGAGCCATCGTTTGAGCAGGCCGGCAAACGCACGAGGCAAGTCAGCCTGATCGCAGAAGTCGACGATGTAGAGTCGCCCGGCCGGCGCGAGATTCGCCAGGGCGGCGTCGATGGCGGCGGGCCAGGTCGGCATCATCGACAAGGCATACGAGAAGAACACGGCGTTGAACGGATGATCACGGTCAAACGTCCTGCGATGATCGAGCTGCTCGGCCAGCGCGCGGCGCAGCGTGACGCGATCCGTGAGCCCGGCCCGCTTCAGCGATGCGGCGGCGGTGTCGAGCATGGACTGCGCGGCGTCGAGGCCGAAGAGGCGGAGCGCCGGATTCAGCCGCGCCAGCTTGATGAGATTCCGTGCGGTGCCGCAGCCGATTTCACAGACGGCGACCCCGGAGCCGCCGTCCATGTCTCTAGCGATACGCGAAAGAAGCTGGTCGCGCCCGAGCAGGTAGTACTTGCGGGAGGCGTCGTAGACGTGACGCGTGAAGCGGTACATGCGGTCCATGCGACCGGCATGGTCCGCGAGCGGCGCGACATGATTTGCAAGCCCGCGGGTCATGGTCAGTTGATCTTCGTGTACAGGTGGAACATGCCGTAGATCGCCGAGCGGTCCTTGGCGTGTAGTTCGCGGGAGCGGTCGGCCTGATAGCTGAACCGACTCATCAGTTCCGGCGGGAGGGCTGCCTCGATGGGCGAGCGCTGACCGGCGGTGCGGAAGATGATGCGCGAGCCCGGCTCGCCGACGCGGGCGATCTCGCGCCAGAGTTCGGCGATGACGTGCGGCGGCATCCAGTCCTGCGAATCGAGGAGCACGAAGCTGTCGAGCGAAGCGTCGGGCTGATCGCGGAGGAAGTCGGTGAGCGTGGTCAGGTAGGTTTCGACACGATGGATGTTGGCGCGAAGCGTGTCGAAGTTCCCTTCGCGGAGGTAGTCGGGCAGGGCGCGGCGCTGCTCGTGGTCGTAGCGGCGGCCGAACGCCTGCCATGCGAAGTAGTTTTCATCCATGGGAAAGTCGCACACGAGCCGGCGCACGCGCTCGCGGTAGATGTCGACGATGTGCCCCTCGGTTTCGGATTTCATCGCATCGTGCTGGCTGGGCGGGATGCCGAGCGAGAAGACGGAGACGGGGAGTCCGACGGCCCAACGGACGAAGCGGTTATCGAAAATCGGCGCGACGGTCGTGTCAAAGAAGTGCTGCTGCTGGTCGCGGGTGGAAGCGGCAAGGAGCAACTCGGGATCACGACGAAGAAGTCGCGCAAAG
The window above is part of the Planctomycetota bacterium genome. Proteins encoded here:
- a CDS encoding DUF3419 family protein; its protein translation is MSTWTAPNPAATSKSLLKKSVQFNGAMTRKGMLERLFSLWFRGFIYNQIWEDPRVDAEALDLGPHSKLLTISSGGCNVLNYLVHSPARVAAVDLNRCHISLARLKIAAVEHMSSYEDFYRFFGSGNEKRNLDVYRDCLREKLDEPTRRFWDRRRFGGRRINYFAKGFYEYAKLGQFLRVSHRFARLLRRDPELLLAASTRDQQQHFFDTTVAPIFDNRFVRWAVGLPVSVFSLGIPPSQHDAMKSETEGHIVDIYRERVRRLVCDFPMDENYFAWQAFGRRYDHEQRRALPDYLREGNFDTLRANIHRVETYLTTLTDFLRDQPDASLDSFVLLDSQDWMPPHVIAELWREIARVGEPGSRIIFRTAGQRSPIEAALPPELMSRFSYQADRSRELHAKDRSAIYGMFHLYTKIN
- a CDS encoding methyltransferase domain-containing protein, with protein sequence MTRGLANHVAPLADHAGRMDRMYRFTRHVYDASRKYYLLGRDQLLSRIARDMDGGSGVAVCEIGCGTARNLIKLARLNPALRLFGLDAAQSMLDTAAASLKRAGLTDRVTLRRALAEQLDHRRTFDRDHPFNAVFFSYALSMMPTWPAAIDAALANLAPAGRLYIVDFCDQADLPRAFAGLLKRWLALFHVHHRPELLAHLHSLQAAGRIELELTYLYRRYAFCAVIRDGYDPAAQKLQSPASVTR